A segment of the Lolium perenne isolate Kyuss_39 chromosome 3, Kyuss_2.0, whole genome shotgun sequence genome:
TGAGCCACTCCAAGCTGGCTACTTCGTCGGCTATCTATCCTCTGCGTGAGGATTTCCCTCGACCCCGCTCCAGGAAGCAACACCATCGACGCCCCAAGTGGCAAAGTCCCGGGCGGCGACGATGGTGGGGTCTCTGACCGGCGGCAGCGACTGAGGACTCGATCGTGTTTCTGCAACTTCTTTCAGGGTCCTGGTTATAATATTCAAGGTCTGCTTttcatcttctttttcttagagggTCTGCTTGTAAAATGTACCGACGTTTGACTAAATGAAACTTCATGACCCTTCGGGGTCtctcctgttcaaaaaaaaaacatcgcCGTATCGGTAGACCCGACAAATTGCGTACGGGACAACAGGGATTATGTGGACCCCGGGTTAATTTTACACTAGCAAGGGTGTAAAATGAAAACGTGCCGACGTACACGTCACGTACCATGACGACTCCAATTCCCGTGGACGTGGTTGCCTGCCCCGATCCGATCTCCGTCGTTGCCAAGCAACCCACGTTCATCCGGCCCTCCCCTGCCCGGACTCCGCCTCCCCACCCCCATATTTTTCTCCCGGATCTCCCACTCCTATTCCTCTCCCGCCTGGATCTCCTCCTCTGATTCTGCGATCTCCGCCTCAAGGTTCGATCCGATTGAAATTCCTATTCTCCTGTTCAACACGGATTTGCTTACCAAATTTGCCCCCTTTTCTTTTGTTAATCGATTTCTTGCATCTGTTTGGCTCTTCACAGGAAGCAGTAATGGCGGGGAGGGGTAATATCGCGGCGAACAACTCCGcactcatcgccatcatcgctgaTGAGGTGATCTTATCCCCCCTTTTGACCGACCGTAATGTTGCTTGAGCTTCTCCATTAATAATTGAGCGTCTGGTGGATCCCGAGCAGTAACTAGATAGCTAGGAGTTAGCAGTGCCTTTTCCCTGCCCCGGTAATCATAGTTCTGGGCAAATCTTTAGCTATCCCGGTCCGTGGCAGGTGATGGTAGACGGTGATATAGCCTTGTTGGGGCGTGGTAATGTAGATCCCCTAGCAAGGACGATTCGTTGGTACATTGATTGAATTAAGCATTGTTTTTGAAGCCATTGATTTAAGCATTGATCCGTAAGTCTTTGTGGTTACGAAATAGATCACGGTTTTCCATCATACAGAAAACAGAATTTGATTTCTTACTGTAAATGCCAATTTGTTGTACTCCAGAATTTGACAACTCGAAAATATTGTGATGATGATCGATGATATATTACCAATTGACATTGGGCTTTGTTATTTTTGCAGGACACTGTTACTGGCTTCTTGATGGCTGGAGTTGGCAATGTTGATCTGCGCAAGAAAACAAACTACCTTCTTGTGGATAACAGTACTATCCTCAACTTGCTACATAACGTATTATTAGACAGCAATTGGCATAAGATCTCCGTACAAAATCTTATCTCTTGGCTATGAAATTATCTTGAATGATTGCCAACAGAATGTTTCAAGTATATTGTTCTACTCATTCTGTTAGACAAAGGCAAAACTTTTATTCATTGTTGTTATAGGAGATAGCTATACTGGTTCATGTATTTTAAACAATCTAAAATGTCACTTCTACTCCTGAGTCCTGTCAAATAACTCCATTATCATGTCTTCCTCTATTTCATATTTTTGTTACATCCACTGATCCTGGGCACTCGAATAAATACTTTTTTGTGTGTGTTTTATGTCACAGAAACGACAGTGAAACAGATTGAAGACGCATTTAAAGAGTTCACTGCCAGGGATGACATTGCCATTGTGCTCATCAGCCAATATGTAAGTGAACCATTGTTTTGAATGCACATTATTTGTTTTCTATACAGAATCAACAAATCTCTTGGTTGTCTGAATCTTGTAAAGTATGTCAACCTAAACAAAAAGAAAAGGAATTGGAGGGGTGGTCACGATTTTTTGTAGCTAATTAGTCCTGATTACTTTCCCTAGACTCAGCTCCTTTGGCTGTAAACAAAATGAATGAGGCTCTTGTAACTCGGAAGGTCCTATAGTAGTAGATTTATGGGTGTGACTatttctcagtcgactgagaactAATTTCGTGCTCAGTTAGATGATATCATCAAATTTCAGTTACAACTCATTTTGCAACTCATAGCTGGCACGAATCATGATGCAAATCAAATGGTGTAAGACTTGACTAAGCACGAAGTTAGTTCTCAGCTAGCCGAGAACTAAGAAATCCCTAGATTTATAGCTGTATAAGTAGAATATGAAGTGGACTTTTAAACTACTGTTAGTTTCTCGTGCCCTCATTAGCTTTGTCATCTCAGTTAAGAATATATGCCGTTAGACTTGATTTGGATACCAATTTCTAGCCTTATCATGTGTCACCTACTCCTCAAATAAACCTCTGTTGCAACTCATAAAAATCAAATAGATTGTATGCAGCAGTGCATGAGTGTCCTATTCCGCATAACCTTACAAAACGGTCTAAAAGCATTTAGGGAACCATTTAGAACATTAGCAGCACCAGATGcagatgtgtgttttgtacatatTGATCCAACTAACCTTATGAGAGGATATAATAGCTTCTTACATCTTTTTGCTATGTTACAGATTGCGAACATGATAAGATTTTTGGTGGATAGCTACAACAAGCCAATCCCTGCTATATTGGAAATCCCATCCAAGGACCATCCCTATGACCCAGCAAGTGATTCGGTCCTTTCCCGTGTGAAGTATCTTTTTTCTTCCGACTCTTCTGCTGATAGGCGTTGAATAGCGACCTTGACAATCCCAAACCTTTTGGTTGGAGCCTTGCTGTACTACTTGTTCTATGTATCTGTATTAAATTATTATTCATACCAACCTGTTGCGGGCATGAGCAAAGACGAGAAGGAATAAGGAGTAAACAATTTGGATTGGACCTGCGGGTGAATGTAATAAGTTTGTATTTGCGGAATATGCTGTTGCCCATCATTTTTTTCATTTGTGAAGCAGAGAAAGTAATTTGCAATCTGTGGTATGCTTGTCAAGTGGTATGCTTCGCTGTAATAGACTTGATTCTGAGTGTACATGTGCTCAGTGCAAATCCAAAAGATAGTTCATCCTGAAACATCAACAATCTAAAGCTCGGTGCGATAACTGCGTCGGATAACAtgatgatttgtttgtcatttcaaaATGTGCAGCCAAACTCGCCTGCTGGTTCTCAACCATTGCATTTTTTTTTTCAACATATGCTTCTGCTAGCAGGCTCCAGCTCAACGTGCACACAACACCACGCTACTCAAAGGCGACAGGCCGACAGTCGACGTTTGATACACCAGAATTCAGAATGTGGTGTGTAGGATGCCATGGAAGGTGAGCGTGCCCTCGAGATCCCCTATGATCCGGGCGATCCGCACCTCGAGTCCCCTCTGCACGTCCCGAAGCAGCGCCCCAACAACGTCCATGAACCTCGCCgtgtcaacgccatcgcctccgtcGCTGATGCCGCCGCCGGCCACGGCAGCGCGGGCGAGGGTGGTGGCGATCCTGGACTGCATCTCCAGCAGCTTCTGTCCCGTGGCCACCATGTAGCGCTGCAGCTGGAACGTCTCCTCCAGGAAGCGCGCCAGCGCCACGTTCTGCTCCCTGTCGCCCTCCCGCCCCCTTCCACAGCTCCTCTTGCTCTCCTCCTGCAGCATCCAGCAACCACTTGTATTGTCAAGTAATTGAAAATGTACGTATGATCCAGGAATCAATTGAGGAAAACACACAGGCAACATGTGCAGCACCGATCGATCGTTACCATTCTCGAGCAGATGCCCTCGATCTTGTCCTCGAGCGACTGGTACCGCTTGACGTGCTTGCTCACGAAGGAGATCATCAGCTGGTAGCTCCTCGGGTCCTGCCTGCCGCCGCTGCCATTGGCCTCGCTGCTcgtcgtcgctccttccttccctccttcagcagcagcagcagcagcatcggCGGCGAGCTTCTCCAGCACGAGCTGCTGCTGCTTGAGCCTCTTGATCTTGTAGGAGACCGCGAGAGCGTGGATGTCCACCCTGCAAGCAGAGGCCTTGTGCTCTGGAGCTTCAGAGCGCGCTTCGTCAGAACTGGCACTGGCGGCGCTGCTGCTGCTGGGTCGCGCGCGCTTCTTTCCTGCATCGGTGcaggcctccttctcctcctcgatCTCAGAACGGCATGACTGATCCGTCGGAACCCGACGGCCTTCGTCGATCGATCTTCTCGCCGCCGCATAGGTGTCATTGATCAGAACCGAGGACTCGTTCGGTTCGATGATCTCATTGCCCTCTACATGGTTTGCCTCTCTGGAATCTGTTAACTGCTGGATCTTTACCGGCGAACAATGCTCGGAGGAGTTTCTGCTGCCTTCTTCATAGTCGGCGACGGTAGGAGAAAACGGCTCCGACGAGTCGAGGGCCTCCGACCGGAACGCTACGAGCTCCTCCTTAAGCGACGTGTTCTCGTTCTCCCTGTCCAGAAGCAGCGCTTCCATGCCGGCGCCGTGCTGCTCGTTCTGCGACAGCCTCACCTCCAGCTCCTGGATCCGGCACCGGAGCCGGGCCGCCTCGGCGTCCATGCTCACGGCGCGCCACCGGAACGCCTCCAGCTTCTCGTCCTTGAGCCTCATCTGCTCCGTGAAGGCCTCCAGCTCCGCGCTGTGCCGCTGCCTGATCATGCTCGTGTACTTGCCGGTCTCCATGTGGAACCACTCCTGCAGGTCCTTGTACTCCTCTACAACTGCGTTCCGGACATCATCAGAAATCAAACAGGCAAAAGATGGTTACGGTGTTAATTACTCAATTATTTGCTTAACTACAGTGAAACTTTAGTAGTACGTGCTATTGAATTCGAGCAGATTCACTACTCGATGCTCGAATCTTCAAGCAATTTCTCTGAAGAAAATACGGAATATAGGAAAGAAAAACCTCTGGGACATACCGGGCTTGTCGTCTACATTGCTGCCATAGCAATCAACGACAGTGGTCAGCTCCTTGGTCACCGGCGCCAGCCGGCCATTCTTGCCCTCCTCCACATGGTCAACGAACAGTATCTTGGCGTCGGGAGCGTCAGGGGCCATCCTGTCGGAGCACCCCGTGTGGTCCACCGCGGCGCAGCGCTGCGCCGACGACCTGGAGGATCCCCTCCGGTGCCGGGACTCCCACATCTTCCGCCACCGCTCCGCCTCAAGCTCCgcctgcttccttctggccttgcACATCTTCACCTCCCGCACCAGCATCTCCCTGTCCTCCATGTCGATCTTGGACTTGCGCAGCATCGCGGAGAGGATCTTGTCCTTGTGCTCCGCGTCCCGCCGCAAACGCGCCGCCTCCAGGGAGAGCTCCGCGGCCGTCGCCACGGCCTCGTCGCGGCGCTCCAGCGCGGCCTCGAGCTCCGCGTCCGCCAAGTCCGCGCGGCGCGCGGCGCGGGCCAGCTCAGCCTCCAGCTGCCTCTGCGCGGACGCGAGCTCCACGTACGACGCCTTGTGcctcttcacgtcggcggcgtgCTCCAGCGCCACCTTCCTTGCGCGCTCCcgcagctcctccgccgcctgctcCGACGCCCTCAGCCTCTCCTGGGCCTCCTCGCGCCTCCTGGCCTCCTGCTCCGTGGCCTCGCGCCGCTGGTCCTCCAGCCGCCGCGCCAGCGCCGCCGTGGCCTCGTCGTGCTTGACCTCGCGAGCGCGAGCCGCCGCGACGACGGCCTGGACCTGCCGGCGCAGCGACTTGCGCTCCGCGAACCACCGCTGCTCGTGCGCCGCGAAGATGCCCGCCACCTTCTCGTTGGCCCTGGCGTCCTCCGCCCTCCTCCGCCGGAGCTCCTCCACCTGGAGCTCCAGCTCGCCGATCTTCCCCTGCAGAGCGGCCTCCCTCGCGCGggaccaccggcactgccgctgccTCGCTCCAAGATCGCAGCCGCCGGCGTCCTTGCTCGGTGCCACGCGCCGCAGAGCGGCGAGGGCGCAGGAAAGGCCGAAGTAGGCGGCGGCTTGGTGCTGCTGCAGCGCGGTCCCGGAAAGCGAGGGCGGCGCGCcagccgccatggccgtgctgcACTTCCCCTGCCGCTCTTGCTTCATGATCGAGTAGTAGAAGTGCCAGTGTGTACCACAATCACAATCGATACCACAACCACTAAGCTAACGAGCGTAGGGTTGAAGCATTGTCACATCTATATATGATGGCGATTTGAGTGGCCGGCCAATGTACAGAGCGAGCGTAATTAGCAGGCGGCGCCATCATCGGCCGGCATGATTGGCGAACGGGCCGGGGAGATTAGGAAGAAGGGATGGGGCCTTTGCACTGGCACTGGCAGCAGCAGTTGCGATTTCCTTTGGTGCTACTGCTACTACATGAGTTGAAGGAGGACTGAAAAGGATGGATGAGAAAGCTGTCGCCGGTACGGGCAGGCAGGCAGTCAGTCAATGAGTGAGTGAGTGCAGAGGTGGGTTCCAAATGGAGGCAGATGGAATGTACTCTCTCAGCTTAACTTGCGGTTTGCCTGTCTAGTGGATAACAGCAGGGAATACTTGACTACTTGTACTACCACCGATGGTCCTCTCTTCAGTTATTTATTTGTTTCGCTATCGGGAATGGATCATCTGATATCTGATTCATCTTACATGTACATTTCTTTTCATCTAGCACtgccaaactaaacaagtatattagTATTACTTTTATCTATCAATCTGGATGGAACAAATATTTTCATATTAACAAATTATGAAACTCAAGAGGGTGCATTGGCGCAgagcaaaccctagccaccatCACGCCATCCACTTCCCCCGCCcaacctaagagcatctccaggcgCATCCCCCAAACGACGTCCGACAAAAGCGCTGGATTGGTCGTTTGGGGGTCGCCGCGGCGTGCTGCCGCTTTGGTGGGGCTCCCGTTCCTAGCCGCGTCTTCCAAACGTGACCTCCAAACAAAAAAACAAGTGTAAAGTCGTCTGGTGTCCCTGATAGAGCCTCTATACACAGGGGATGAGCTAGGAACGCCGGACAATATTTGGGGCACGTCCGTACCGAAGCGGCCTTTGGAGCGCGCGACTGGGAGAGATTAAGTGTCTGGCGTCCCCCAAACACGGCTGTAGATGCTCTCAACTTTGTCCCGTCGAACGACATATTAATTATGACCGACATTTGGCATGGGATGTCCCACCTTCCCACTCGACCTTTACATAAGAATTCATTTGGATGGTGCCACAACGCCATATCTAATGTCTCCGTGGAGGTCTTAGCGATATCGCAAATTCGTTTCTTTTGCACCACCGATGGTAGCCTTGTGTCTGCCCTGATCTCGGAATGTCAATTCTTCTGTGCGGCTACCATTGTGTTAACCTTAGGTGAAAACCTTGATGTGGGAACCCAACGACATTGCCTTCTATGGGTGTCATTTTTTTGAAATATGTCACCCACCCTTCTCATATGGGCTAGTTTGCTGGTGCGTTAATTAAAATGGTATCAAAGTCAAGTGGTCTCAAGTGCAAAATCCGTCCAACACACCACTAAATATAAAATAGTTGCAGTCTTTCATGGATCTCACACCCTAGGGTCTCTCTAGCCTTGACATGAGGTGCACTAAATTCAATATCATTTATCTTTTTGAGAACTTTGAGTCATATCTCTCGGTTGAAAACCTATGCATTTGACCTATTATGCCTCCGTCTTTGAGTGGATTTCTCTCTGACGTGTAATTTCTCTCTGAAACTAAGAGACCATATGTGTTGCTCTTCTTTGAAAACCGTGGACGTGGGCGTTTACATTTCCTGGCTTTTCATTTTCTCTTAGCATTCATGTTGGTGTGTGTCTTGGAGTGAGAACTGAGAATCTATCAACGAAACTTTTTTCGTTTGATTTCAGCCACCTCCTCTAACAACTAACCACATATACGTACGGAGCAAACCGTTTGTAGTATCTGCTAGCCTCTGGCTAGGTTCCGTGAGCACAGCAGGCATGTCCTCCCTGTCAATGGTCAAGACCAACTGTACCGGTCCAGTGTAAAGGACCTGCCTTTCTGCCTCCTGCCAACCTTTCTTTCCTGGCTGTCAGAGGCACTTTTTGTACTGCCCGTATCCACCTGCAGCCTGCCTACAGCTGCATGTGGCCTCTGAAAGCTGCCTTTACCGTTGTTGCCTTGTCCCCGATAAAAGGTGCAGCCGAGTGTCACTATGCATCCACGGAGATATGGtacaaatatattaatatcaattgCACCCAACCTGAAAACAAAGACTCGCGGCAGCAATAGCACCACGCTGGAAACGACACCTCGACTAAAAAAAAGTACCAAAAAACCGATGCACTTAGGCCATGAGCAATGGTGGCATACACAACTAGTTGCTTCATGTAAAAAAGTTGTCAGAAGCAACATGATGAATTTTATCCCTCCAATGAAAGATACAACTTTAGTTAGAAAAAAAGAGAAAGGATcccacaaatatgacactatgtatctctttctctctccaaaaagCATGCTTTTAAGGTTTAAGATCCCACTTCGTGAAGAGGAGGCtgcctcctcatccgaacctactttAGACCACCCGAACCTAGCTAAAGGTGTGAGGCAATACCTTTAGGgcagtgcattgggcatgcccttaGGAACTTAACAGTGCACAAACCGTGTCGTCATCCGGTGACGAGGGTGTTCAAATATTGGGTCCACTTTTAATGACCCAatttagatttcagatttccctataaatctcaaagcccatatTGTGGCAGcccatgtgagtttgagcccaagtgggtggcagctcactagggagtggcaagagtggaaagtttagtcccacatggaaagttgggaggaagttaggccaccttataaggtgggttgttccaccactaataagtgagtaagaataggagtggttcacgcgcgctcctcctcctcctcgctcgctcgtctcgacgcgacgcgacgcgacgcgacgcgacgcgacgcgcgccgcgctcgtggtgagtggattgagcctcgagccgagactttccttactttttgcagctcaggaaaacgaacagagtcctagacggacgcgtcgcagttagtcggttcaggtcgctcccggaccgtgggctatctgtaaccaacTCGAAACGTGCGTGcgacccacgttgcctagggtttcctgagcctatataatatcttgcccggctaccgcagaaacacatctaatacacgagttggggttttgccacctctctctgcttgcgccgccatcgtagtctactccatcccgcgcgccgacgtgcatcggcgaacaggAGAGcatgtctccggaaccgctcgtccttgcgatcctgtatgggagagggcgaattaggtttttgggaagcgctctgcgcgactgctgatgacccacaagtataggggatcgcggcagtcttcgagggtagtataacccaatttattgattcgacacaaggggaggtaaagaatacttataagccttaacaactgagttgtcaattcaaattgcactggaaaagcactagtaacggggtgatgtgaaagtagcgataATATGAGAGCGAGTAACgaataacacagcagcagtaatagcaatatgagagcaatgacaccagaaaatagttgatactacttccaatgacatgtagaacaagtatatgatgatgagagatggaccggggttcccagcgatctacactagtggtaactctccaataacaagtaacaagtgttgggtgaacaaattacagttgggcaattgataggaatcaaagcattaagacagaacatccagattattaattatgtaggcatgttttccaattatagtcgtacgtgctcgcaatgagaaacttgcacaacatcttttgtcctaccagccggtggcagccgggcctcaagggaaactactggatattaatgtactccttttaatagagtaccggagcaaagcattaacactccgtgaaaacatgtgtccctcacatcaccgccatcccctccggttgtcccgattcttgtcacttcggggcctttggttccggacagtgacatgtgcatacaacttgtagatacaatctaagcaatacatatagagctcaaatctaagatcatgccactcgggccctagtgacaagcattaagcataacaagattgcagcaacaataacttcacaaacttt
Coding sequences within it:
- the LOC127318335 gene encoding uncharacterized protein; its protein translation is MKQERQGKCSTAMAAGAPPSLSGTALQQHQAAAYFGLSCALAALRRVAPSKDAGGCDLGARQRQCRWSRAREAALQGKIGELELQVEELRRRRAEDARANEKVAGIFAAHEQRWFAERKSLRRQVQAVVAAARAREVKHDEATAALARRLEDQRREATEQEARRREEAQERLRASEQAAEELRERARKVALEHAADVKRHKASYVELASAQRQLEAELARAARRADLADAELEAALERRDEAVATAAELSLEAARLRRDAEHKDKILSAMLRKSKIDMEDREMLVREVKMCKARRKQAELEAERWRKMWESRHRRGSSRSSAQRCAAVDHTGCSDRMAPDAPDAKILFVDHVEEGKNGRLAPVTKELTTVVDCYGSNVDDKPVVEEYKDLQEWFHMETGKYTSMIRQRHSAELEAFTEQMRLKDEKLEAFRWRAVSMDAEAARLRCRIQELEVRLSQNEQHGAGMEALLLDRENENTSLKEELVAFRSEALDSSEPFSPTVADYEEGSRNSSEHCSPVKIQQLTDSREANHVEGNEIIEPNESSVLINDTYAAARRSIDEGRRVPTDQSCRSEIEEEKEACTDAGKKRARPSSSSAASASSDEARSEAPEHKASACRVDIHALAVSYKIKRLKQQQLVLEKLAADAAAAAAEGGKEGATTSSEANGSGGRQDPRSYQLMISFVSKHVKRYQSLEDKIEGICSRMEESKRSCGRGREGDREQNVALARFLEETFQLQRYMVATGQKLLEMQSRIATTLARAAVAGGGISDGGDGVDTARFMDVVGALLRDVQRGLEVRIARIIGDLEGTLTFHGILHTTF
- the LOC127318336 gene encoding V-type proton ATPase subunit F, giving the protein MAGRGNIAANNSALIAIIADEDTVTGFLMAGVGNVDLRKKTNYLLVDNKTTVKQIEDAFKEFTARDDIAIVLISQYIANMIRFLVDSYNKPIPAILEIPSKDHPYDPASDSVLSRVKYLFSSDSSADRR